TCCCGGCGTCGGCGGAGTTTTTCCACCACCGGGGGAAGATGGGCCTGGTCTCCCTCCAGGGCCACCGGGATGGCGTACTGCTTGGGATGGCTAGTGGAAAGCCGGGCCCGGGCCAGTTTGTGGATGGCCTCCACATAATCCCGCAAGGCCTCCGCCGGACCGGAGACAATCCCCCAGCCAATCCGGAAACCCGGGGCCAGATAACACTTGGAAAGCCCGTTAAAGGTCACCACCGGGACATCCGGGGCCAGAGCGGCAATGGAGACATGTTCGTCTTCGTCGAAGACCAGTTTGTCGTAGATCTCGTCGGAAAAGATAACTAGGCGGTGGCGCCGGGCCACCTCGGCGATGGCCGCGAGGACCTCCCGGCTGAAGACCGCCCCGGTGGGATTGTTGGGATTGATGAGGACGATCCCCCGGGTGCGTTCGTTCACCCGGGAGGCGATCTCCTCCGGATCGGGCTGCCAGCCCTCCTCCTCGCGCAGGTAATAGGGACGGGCCTCGGCCTCCAACTTGGCCAGGATAGCGGTATAGAGGGGATAGCCCGGAAAGGGCACCAGGACGTTGTCGCCGCTATTTACCAGAGCGGTAAGGGCGAAGTCGATGGCCTCGCTGGCTCCGGTGGTGATGAAGATGTCCACCGGCTCGATCCCCCGACGCCGGGCCTCCCGCCGGATGGCCTCCAGGGCCTCGTCCACCCCGGCCGAGGCTGAATAGCCCGTAAGGTTTTCAAACATGGCCTTACAGGCCGCCTCCACCAGCGGCCGGGGCGTGTAAAAATCATATTGGATGGGATCTCCAATATTCAGGAAGAGGAGTTCTCGGCCCCGACGGGCCGCCTCCTCCGCGGTGAGCACGATGTCCCTTACCGCGTACTCGATCCTTTCCGTGCGCCGGGCCGGTTTTACCGGAGGAAATTCCGCCATGGGACTCACCCTCATCCGAGGTTGAAAGGTGATATTGCCTCCGGAGGGGCGCTTTGTCAATTCCCTACCCTCCGATGGCCCTCATGGGGCGCCGGCGCTTTCCGGAAAGCTCCTTGCCGAAGGGCTTGCGGCGCACGGCCTCAAGCAGGGCCTCTCGCAGGACCTCCGGGCCCCGGCCCAGGTAAGGACGCAGATCGAACTCCTCCTCCGAAAAGAGACAGAGCCGCAGGCGACCCTCGGCCGTAAGCCTCAAGCGGTTGCAGCGGTCGCAGAAGTGCCGACTGATGGCGGCAATGAAGCCCACCCGTCCCCGGGCCCCGGGAAGACGGAAGACCCGGGCCGGCCCTCCACCCTGAGAGGGGACCTCCTCCAGGGGGCCGAGCTCCCGTACCCGTTCCATGATCTCCGCCAGCGGCAGGAAACGCTCCTCCTCCCAGGACACCCCCGGGCCCACGGGCATGAACTCGATAAAGCGGACCTCCAAGGGCTCGGAAAGACTGAGACGGGCCATCTCCAGGATTTCGTCCTCATTCACCCCGCGCATGACCACCATGTTGACCTTTACCGGATGAAGCCCCACGGAAAGGGCGGCCTCAAGCCCGGAAAGGACCCGGGAAAGACCGTCCACCCCGGTAAGCTCCCGAAAGCGCTCCGCCTTCAGGGTGTCCAGGCTGAGATTGACCCGGTGGAGTCCAGCCTGTTTGAGCTCCCGGGCCAGTTCCGCCAGACGGTAGCCGTTGGTGGTGAGGGAGAGATCCCGGAGTCCGGGAATTTCGGAAAGCATACGCACCAGATGGGGAAAATCCCGACGTACCAGGGGCTCCCCCCCGGTAAGCCGGACCCGTTCCACCCCCAGAGAGACCGCCGCGGCCACCACCTCCCGGATCTCCTCTAAACTTAGAATATCCTCCCGGGGGAGCCACTCGGAAAAGTCTCGACTACAGTAAAGACAGCGGAAATTACACCGGTCGGTGACCGAGACCCTCAGGTAACGGAGCCTTCTTCCGTAGCGATCTTTAAGCATTTCAAGTGCTTTTTATACTCCTCTCGCAGGCGGTTGAAAAGGTTAAGGGTCTCGGCAGCGGCATAATCGGGATAGGTCCAGGGAAGGGTGCGAAAGGAGCCCTGCCGGAAAATAAGGGTAACCTCAGCGAAGACCCCCCGGCCGAGATAGATCCGGTGGGCAAAATCCTTGAAGGTGGAAAGGACCACCCGGGAAAGAAGGAGATAGCCCGGATCCAGATTCACCGTGCGGCGCCCTTTTTGGGAGAAGGCCTTTTCCACCCGATAGGCCTGATGCTTGATCTCTACCAGATCCTCCTGCGGACGCAGATCGAAAAAAAAGAAGGCCCGGACCAGGGGGGAACCGAACTCCGCAAAGTAATAGTCGGTGTAACTGAAGGGTCGCCAGGGGGAGCGAAAGAGCACCGGGCCCAGGGTTTCGGAGAGGGCCTCCACGGCCTCCAGCACCCGGGCCTCTTCCCTCCCGAAGGCGCTCACGAAATAAAGGGCTTCAGGGGGCTTGCGGGGATGGCTCATCCGGAAGGACCTCTGCCAGGGGCCGGGCCTCTTCCACCAGGAGCACCGGAATACCCTCCCGGATCTCGTAAAAGAGCCCACAGGGGTGACAGATCAGCCCCGGAGGGTCTTCCCTTTCCTCAAGTCCTCCCTTACACCGGGGACAGGCCAAAAGTTCCCGCAATTCCGGCGGAAGTCCCATCTCTTACCTCCCACTTGCCTTGGGTTTCCGAATACTTATATACTACCACCATGGCCCAGAGAATCCTCCTTATCGAAGACGATTCCGATATCCGGGAACAACTGAAAGAGTACCTGGGCCTCCTGGCCCCCGGAAGCGAGATTCTTACGGCCTCCAACGTGGCCGAGGCCGAAAAACTCCTCCAAGAGAAATCCTTTTCCCTGGTGATCTCCGACTGTCTCTTGCCCGATGGTCTGGCCTGCGAGCTCTTAGAAGGAATCTCTCCCGGGACCCCGGTCATTATCCTTACCGGCTATGCGGAAGAGGAAGCTCTCCAGAAGGTCTCCTCTGTTTTCCCCGGGCCCCTTTACCTTTTTAAAAAACCTATTTCTCTTTCGGAGATCGGGAAAATTGTCCAAAGACACCTTAAAGGGGTTTGAGTCCCTGGCGGAGGCCCTTTCGGAAAGGCTGGGGGTCTCCCGCAGAAAGGCCCGGCTCTTTCTGCGGGCCCTGGCGGAGGAGCTGCAAAGGGCCCTTGAGGAGGAGGGAGTGGTCCATCTGGGAAGCTGGGGAAGGTTTCGGGTCTTTCGCGGAAAGAAAGGGGTCCGGGTAGTTTTCCGGCCGGGGAAACCCTTGCGGGAGGCTTTTCAGCAGGTGAGATGAAAGGCCCCGGCCACCCGGCGGCCCTCGGAAAAAAGCTGGTTGAATCTCTCGGCGGCCTTGGCCGTGGGATATATTTCCAGGGTGATCCCTAAGGCCTGGGCCCTCTCCTTCACCCGGGGATCCACCCGCATGACCCCCGAGGCCCCGGTGCCCACCACCAGGACCTCCGGACGCGCCGCCCAGACATCCTCGAGATCCTCAGGGGCCAGGAGGTGGCCCTCCCTTCTCCACCAGTCCGGCACCACCCGCCCCTCGATGATCTTGAGGTCCCGGCGATAGGTCTTTCCCGAGACTACCATCTCTCCGAAACGATAGGCCTCGATCATGCGGCCTCCCGCAGGAGGGCTTCTTCCTCGCGCTTCAGGGCTTCGGTGCGGAAGTGGGTGATCAGGGCATCGATAAATTCGTCGAGATCCCCGTCGAGGATCTCTTCCAGCCGGTAGAGGGTGAGCCCGATACGGTGATCCGTGACCCGGTTCTGAGGAAAGTTATAGGTGCGGATGCGTTCGCTGCGCTCTCCGGTGCCCACCTGGCTGCGGCGCGCGGCCTGGATCTTTTCCTGCTGCTCCCGCAGTGCTTTCTCGTAAAGACGGGCCCGCAGGATCTTTAGGGCCGTGGCCCGATTCTGATGCTGGCTGCGTTCGTTGGCACAATAGACGGTAATTCCCGTGGGCAAATGGGTAATACGCACCGCACTTTCCGTGCGGTTTACATGCTGGCCTCCGTGGCCCGAGGCCCGCATGGTCTCGATGCGCAGCTCCTCCGGCCGAATCTCCACCTCCACCTCGTCAGCCTCTGGAAGGACGGCCACCGTCACCGTGGAGGTATGGATACGGCCCCCGGACTCCGTAACCGGGATGCGTTGCACCCGGTGCACCCCGCTTTCGTATTTTAGGCGGCTATAAGCCCCCTTACCTTCCACACGGGCGATGACCTCCTTGAAGCCCCCCAGCCCGGTCTCATGGGCCGAAAGGATTTCCAGGCGCCAGCCCCGGCGTTCGGCATAACGGGCATACATACGCAGGAGATCCGCGGCAAAAAGGGCCGCCTCTTCTCCTCCGGCCCCGGCCCGAATCTCCAAAATGACATCCTTTTCGTCGTTGGGGTCTCGGGGAAGGAGAAGAAGGGGGATCTCCTTTTCCAGGGCCTCCGCTCGGCTCTCCAGAGTCTTCAGTTCCTCCCGGGCCAGCTCTCGCAACTCCTCGTCCCCTTCCTCAAGCAGTTCCTTGTTTTCTTCGATCTCCTTCAGGACCCGGCGGTATTCCCGATAGGCCTCCACGATCCCCTCAAGTTCGGCATGTTCCCGGGCCAGCTCCGCATAGCGCTTGCGGTCCTCCAGGGTCTCCGGATCGGAAAGGAGCCGGGAAAGCTCCTCGTAACGCCGCTCTACTTCGGCCAGTCTGGAAAGGTAAAGGTCCGAAAGGGCCATCTTAAGAGGACTGCTTCTCGTAGTATTCGGCGTATTTTTTCATGAACTTTTCTACCCTTCCTTCGGTGTCCACAAAACGCTGCTCCCCGGTGAAAAAGGGATGGCACTTGGAGCAGACCTCCACCCGGATCTCCGGCCGGGTGGCCCCCACGGTAAATTCGTTTCCGCAGGCACAGCGTATCACCGCCTCCGGATAATATTCGGGATGTATGCCCTTTTTCATCTCCCTCTACCTCCTTTCTTTTGTCCCATTTAAAACTCTCTTGAGCCCCTTTTCAAGCATCTTACTGGTTCATGGAGGCCAGGAATTCGGCGTTGCTCTTGGTGTCTTTCATCTTGTCCAGCAAAAATTCCATACAGTCCACCGGATTGAGGGGGGAAAGCACCTTGCGCAGGAGCCAGACCCGGTGGAGGATCTCCGGGGGCAGGAGGAGTTCTTCTTTCCGGGTCCCGCTGAGGTGAATGTTGATGGCCGGCCAGATCCGACGGTCGGCCAGGCGCCGGTCCAGATGAATCTCCAGATTTCCGGTGCCCTTGAATTCCTCAAAGATCACCTCGTCCATCCGGCTGCCGGTATCGATAAGGCAGGTGGCAATGATGGTCAGACTCCCCCCTTCCTCGATGTTTCGGGCCGCTCCGAAAAAGCGCTTGGGCTTGTGGAGGGCCTGGGCATCGATCCCTCCGGAAAGGAGTTTTCCGCTGGAAGGAACTACGGTGTTATAGGCCCGGGCCAGCCGGGTAAGACTGTCCAGGAGAATCACCACGTCGTAACCGTATTCCACCAAACGCTTGGCCCGCTCGATCACGATTTCGGCCACCTGGGTGTGCCGCTGGGGAGGCTCGTCAAAGGTGGAGCTGATGACCTCGGCCGCGGGCACATTCCTTTCCATGTCCGTGACCTCTTCCGGACGCTCGTCGATGAGAAGGATGATGAGATAGACCTCGGGATAGTTGCGGGCGATGCCGTTGGCGATGTTCTGCAGAAGCATAGTCTTTCCGGTCCGCGGCGGAGCCACAATGAGCCCTCGCTGACCTTTCCCTATAGGACAGAAGAGATCTACGATCCGGGTGGAGAAGTTGTCCGGATCGGTCTCCAGGCGCAGCCATTCGTTGGGGTAGATGGGCGTGAGCTGATCAAAAGGAATCCGCAGGCGGGCCTTCTCCGGGCTCTGAAAGTTGATCTTTTCGATCTTAAGGAGGGCGAAATACTTTTCGCCTTCCTTGGGCGGACGGATGAAACCCGAGACCGTATCTCCGGTACGCAGTCCGAAGCGCCGGATCTGGGAGGGAGAGACATAGATGTCCTCCGGGCCGGGAAGGTAGCTATAGTCCGGAAAGCGCAGGAAACCAAAGCCTTCCGGAAGGACCTCCAGCACCCCTTCGGCCCGGACTTCCCCTCCCTTTTCCAGATGGGCCCGCACGATGGCCGAGACCAGCTCCTGCTTGCGCAGATCCCCGGCGTTCTCCACCCCGTAGGCCAGGGCCAGCTCCGCCAGCTCGCTGAGGGGCCGCCGGCGCAACTCCGAAAGCTCTAGGACCTCGATCTCCTCAGAAGGAAGCTCTTCTTCCTTGGGCAAAACCTCTTGAGACATGTGCTTACCTCGTATTTCGGAAATTTTTTGGAAACCCCGGAGGGGACAATAAGGACCGACTGGTCTTTATCAATATAAAAGGGGCGCCCCAAATGTCAAGGGCGCCCCGAAGATTTTAATAACCCTCGCCGTAGGCCAGCTCCTCACGGGTGATGCGGTAGGAGAAAGTCCGGTAGGTCCAGAGGGTGTAAAGGAGGACGATGGGCACGAAGACTACGGCCACCACGGTCATGATCTTGAGGGTGAGGGGGCTAGAGGAGCTATTGTAGATGGTAAGGGACCATTCCGGGTTGAGGCGAGAGGGGAAGAGGTTGGGAAAGAGCCCGGCCACCCCCCAGGCGGTCACCCCCAGGATGGCCGCCCCGGAGGAAAGGAAGGCCGCAAGCGTCCGGCCGGCATTAAGAAAATAAGGGACCAGGATAAGCCCCACCACGGCCAGCAGGGGAAAGACGAAAAGCACCGGGGCCTTGAGGTAATTGCCCCAGAGGGGGGTGAGCTTCAAGGAGAAAAGGAGCACGGCCACGGCCAGCACGGCCTCAAAGACCCAGAGGATCTTGGCGTCCCGCAGGAGGCGCTCCCGAAACTCGCCGTTTACCCTGAAGGCCAGCCAGCAGGCCCCGTGCACAGAAATGGCCACCACGAAAAGGGCCCCTACCAGCAGGGCGTAGGGGTGAAGGAGGGTAAGGAAGCTTCCCCGAAAGATCCCCTGGGCATCGATGGGCAACCCCAGGAAAAGATTTCCGAAGGCCACCCCCAGGATGAGGGTGGCCACCAGGGAAGAGATCCAGAAGAGAAAGTCCCAGAAGCGGCGCCAGCCCTCACCGGCCACCTTTTCCCGGAATTCGATGGCCACCCCGCGGACGATCAGGGCGAAAAGGAGCACAAAAAGGGCGGTATAAAGGCCGCTAAACATCACGGCGTAGGTCTTGGGAAAGGCGGCAAAAGTGGCCCCACCGGCGGTGATCAACCAGACCTCGTTGCCGTCCCAGAAGGGCCCGATGGCCTGATAGACCGCCCGGCGCTCGGCCTCGTTTTTGGTCACGCAGGGCAGAAGGATCCCCGCCCCGAGATCAAAGCCGTCCAGGACGAAATAGACCGCCCATAAAACTCCCCAGAGCACAAACCATATGACCTGAAAGACGTTGTGTTCCATGGCTCATCCCTCCTTTCTAAATTTTAAGCCGTCACGGGTTCGGGCCCTTTACGGGCGTAGTGGGCCAGCAGCCAGAAGTCGATCACCCCGAGGATGGTGTAGAAGATCAGGAAGGCCGCCAGAGTCACCCCTACCTGGACCGGAGAAATGGGGGAGACGGCCTCGGCGGTCTTCATCACCCCGTAAACGATCCACGGCTGGCGCCCCACCTCGGCCACCATCCAGCCGGCCTCAAGGGCGATGTAAGGGAGGGGGATAGACCAGATGAGGGCCCGCAAAAGCCCGGGCGAGGCCTCGGGATTTTCCCGATTCTTAAAGGCCCAGAAGGAAAGGAGCACGAACCAGATTCCCAGAAGGACCATGATCCGGAAACTCCAGAAGGTGAAAGAGACCGGGGGCCGTTCCTCCGGGGGAAAGTCTTTGAGGCCCTTCACCTCGGCCTCTGGAGAATGAAAGGCCAGGAGACTCAGGAGCTTGGGAATCTTGATCTCCACCAGGTTGCGCTCCTTAGCCGGATCGGGAATGGCAAAGAGGGTCCAGGGGGCCCCTTTCTGGGTCTCCCAGAGGGCCTCCATAGCCGCAAGCTTGGTGGGCTGGGTGTGGGCCACCTCCGTGCCGTGGAGATGGCCTTCCACAAAAACGAAGAGACTAAAGATGAGGGTCCAGACCGCGGCCACCCGGAAACTCTTTTTGAAAAAGGCCACCTCCCGGCCCCGCCGCAGATGCCAGGCCGAGACCCCGAGGACAAAGAGGCCCGAAAGAATGTAGGCCGCAGGTACGGTATGGAGAAATTCCAGCCAGGCAAATTTGTTGAAGACCACCTCGGCAAAGCTCTTAAGCTCCGCCCGGCCGTTCCGCAGCACATAGCCCACGGGGTGCTGCATCCAGCCGTTGGCAATCAAAATCCAGAGGGCGGAAATGTTGGAGGCCAAGGCCGTAAGCCAGATGGCCAGACAGTGCATCTTGGGAGAAAGGCGGTTCCAGCCGAAGGCCCAGACGGCGATGAAGGTGGACTCCAGGAAAAAGGCCAGGGTGGCCTCAATGGCCAGAAGGGACCCGAAAACATCTCCCACGTATTCGGAATAGTAGCGCCAGTTGGTCCCGAACTGAAACTCTAGGGTGATCCCGGTGACCACTCCCAGGGCAAAATTGATGAGAAAGAGCCTCCCCCAGAACTTGGCCGCCCGCCGGTAGTCCTCGTCCCCGGTCTTCACATAAAGGGTTTCGTAGATGGCGGTTAAAATGGAAAGCCCCAGGGTTAAAGGCACAAAAAGGAAGTGAAAAAAAGCCGCGGCTCCAAACTGCAACCTAGAAGCCCAGACCACATCCATTTTTAACACCTCCTCTCCTTATTTTGTGTAAAAGTAAACCCAAAAGATTAACCTTTTCTGTAAAATCCAACCCTATTCACCCTTTCATGGTTTTCACCCCCCCCTTCTTGAGTTTTAACTAATTTTATTTTCGGCGCCGGCTGCGCCGGTTGTCAAGGAGGCAGGACTCGCGTTGGACCAGGTCCGCAAAGGTGATCTGGTCGAGCTTTTTGCGCAGAAGTTCCCGGATCTCGGCCCAGACCTCATGGGTGGGACAGAGGGAGGAGCGTTTACAGTTTTCCGGATCCAGGACGCAGTGACTCAAGAAGATCTCTCCGCTCATGGCCTCCACCACCCGGAGAAGGGTTAGCTCCTCCGGGGGCACCGCCAAGCGATATCCCCCTTTACGTCCCCGGGTAATGGTAATAATACCCGCCCGGGCCAGATCCTGGGCGATCTTGGCCAAAAAGGGCTCCGGGATATCCATGGCGCGGGCAATATTCCAGCGGGGAATGGTCTTTTCCGGATAGCGGGAAAGATAGAGCACACAACGTATCCCGTAGTCCTCGGCCTGGGTAATCTTCATCTCCGGGTCTCCTTTAATTTTTGAGACCAGGTTAATCTATAAATTGAACTTTGTCAAGAAATCTGGAGGGCGTTTTCTTCAATAAAACGGCGCACGGCGGCCGGATCGGCGGGAAGAATGACCACCCTTCGGGGTCTTTCGGAAAGGCCCTTGAGGGCCTCGGGAATCGGGGGTTCAAAGCCCAGGGCCCGGGATACGGCCTCGGGAAATTTGGCCGGATGCGCGGTGGCCAGACAGATCATGGGGCGGGCCTCCAGGAATTCAAGGGCCGCCCGTACCCCTACAGCGGTGTGGGGATCCAGGATATAGCCCGTTTCCTGATAAAAGTCCCGAATGGTCTCCAGGGTTTCCTTCTGGGTCACGGAGGCCGAAAGGAAATCCCTCTGGACCCGGCGGATCTCTTCTTCGGAAAACCGGAGACGGCCCTCTTCGGCAAAGCGGACCATGGCCTCCCGCACTCGTTCCGGATCCTCCCCGAAAAGATAGTAGAGATAGCGCTCGAAATTGGAGGCCACCTGGATGTCCATGGAAGGACTGAGGGTGGGGATCACCTCCCGCACCGAATAGTCCCCCCGATTTACGAAGCGGGTAAGGATGTCGTTTTCATTGGTGGCCAGAATCAGGCGCTCGATACGGCCTCCGAGCATCCGGCGGGCCAGATATCCGGCAAAGATGTCCCCGAAGTTGCCGGTGGGCACGGAAAAGCGCACCTCCTCCGCCCCCTCCGCCTCGGAAACCCGAAAGTAGGCCCAGAGATAATAAACGATCTGGGCCATCACCCGGGCCCAGTTGATGGAGTTCACCGCCCCGAGCCGATAGCGCCTTTTGAATTCCAGATCCCCAAAAAGTTGCTTAACGATGGCCTGACAGTCGTCGAAGGTCCCCTCAAGGGCCAGATTGAAGACATTGGGGTCGGTCACCGTGGTCATCTGCAGGGCCTGTACCGGGGAGACCCGCCCGTGGGGATGAAGGATGAAGATGGCCAGATTCCGCTTCCCCCGCACCCCGTAGATGGCCGCCGAGCCGGTATCCCCCGAGGTGGCTCCCAAAATATTCATATATTCTCCGCGCGTAAGAAGCAGATATTCGAAAAGGTTTCCCAGAAACTGGAGGGCCACGTCCTTAAAGGCCAGGGTGGGCCCGTGAAAGAGCTCCAGGATCCAGACCCGCCCCTTTTTCACCACCGGAGTAATATCCGGATGGGTAAAAGTGGCATAGGAGCGGTCCACCAGAAGGCGCAGTTCGCTTTCCGGGAGGTCGTCGGCGAAGAGCCGGAAGACCTCGTAGGCCAGATCCTGGTAAGAAAGCCCTCGAAGGCGGCGCAGGTCCGCCTCCGAAAGCTCCGGGATCTTTTCAGGCACAATAAGGCCCCCGTCCGGGGCCAGCCCCTCCAGAACCGTGGCGGTAAAAGGGAGGGGGGAAATCCCTCCCCGGGTACTGAGATATCTCATGTCCTAAACTTTAAACCGGGAAACCGACCGGGCAAGCTCCTTGACCACCTCCACCAGCTGGTGCATGGCCTGGAGATTCTCTTTTACCCCGGAAAGGGTCTTCTGGGCCGCGGTATAGGCCTCCTCGGCCTCCCGGGCAAACTGCCCGGCGCCGGCCTTCTGCTTTTCCACCTTCTGAGCGATATCCGCGATCACCGCGGTCTGCTCCTCCGCCGCCGCGGCAATGGCGGAGGCAATCTGGTCGATCTCCTGAATGACCCCGGCGATTTCGTCTGCGGCCCGAAGGGCCTCTTCACTTTCGGCCTGCATGGTCCGGATCTTTTCGGTGATCTCCCCGGTGGCCTCGGCGGTCTGTCGGGCCAGCTCCTTGACCTCGCCCGCCACCACGGCAAAACCCTTTCCGGCCTCTCCGGCCCGGGCAGCCTCGATGGTGGCGTTCAGGGCCAGAAACTTGGTCTGCTCGGCGATACCCGTAATAAGCTGGATCACCCCCTCGATCTCCTGCGAGGCCGCCCCCACCCGGTGCATAATCTCCTGAGCCCTCTGGGCCTTTTCCACCGCCTCCTTGGTGATCATGCTAGCCCGGGTGGTGTTCTGACTGATCTCCTGGATGGCGGTGGAGATCTCGTTAATGGACCGGGATTCCTCCTCCACACTCTGCAGGATGGCCCCGGCCTCCTCCTTCATGCGCGTGGCCCGCTCGCCCGCGGCCTCGGCCTCCCGGGCGGCCGCCTCCAACCTCTCCCTTACCTCCTCGGAAAGGGTCTCCCCCTTGCGGGAGACCTCCGCGGTATCCCTAATGAGGGGCTGGAGATGGTCGGCCATGCGATCCAGGTGGGCAAGGATCTGGGCCATTTCGTCCCGCCCGGAAGCCCGGGTCCTAAAGGAAAAGTCTCCTCCGGCCATGCGGTCCACCGCGGAAAGGACTTGGCGCACCTTACGCCCGAGCCGATAGGCCATAAAGGCAAAGACCAGAAGGGTACCCACCACTAACCAGAGGTTGAGAAAAAGCGAGACCTTTTTCACCAGATCGAGACTCCGACGGGCCTCCCCTTGAAGTTGATCCATCCTCTTTCCCAATAGATCCTCTAAACGGGGAAGGAGCTTAAAGAGAAGTTCCTTGGAGAGGGGGTTAGCCCTTTCGTTGTAGACCGCAACCACCTCCTCGAAGTCGGCCTCTTCCGAAAGGAGTTTAGAGATCTCCCCTCCGGCCAGATGGAGCTTGCGGTCCACCTCCCGGATCCGGGCC
This portion of the Thermosulfurimonas marina genome encodes:
- the thrC gene encoding threonine synthase, which codes for MRYLSTRGGISPLPFTATVLEGLAPDGGLIVPEKIPELSEADLRRLRGLSYQDLAYEVFRLFADDLPESELRLLVDRSYATFTHPDITPVVKKGRVWILELFHGPTLAFKDVALQFLGNLFEYLLLTRGEYMNILGATSGDTGSAAIYGVRGKRNLAIFILHPHGRVSPVQALQMTTVTDPNVFNLALEGTFDDCQAIVKQLFGDLEFKRRYRLGAVNSINWARVMAQIVYYLWAYFRVSEAEGAEEVRFSVPTGNFGDIFAGYLARRMLGGRIERLILATNENDILTRFVNRGDYSVREVIPTLSPSMDIQVASNFERYLYYLFGEDPERVREAMVRFAEEGRLRFSEEEIRRVQRDFLSASVTQKETLETIRDFYQETGYILDPHTAVGVRAALEFLEARPMICLATAHPAKFPEAVSRALGFEPPIPEALKGLSERPRRVVILPADPAAVRRFIEENALQIS
- a CDS encoding methyl-accepting chemotaxis protein, which translates into the protein MGRRAMGFVERVDRSLKMWQKLAVVAFCVVVLVVVNTAVLLVMQKRTERLQREAHRATQAMDTLDALLAEHLRWKVNLLTGLLNESPPEILVDPDRCPLQKFLASWRAEAPEEKELVARIREVDRKLHLAGGEISKLLSEEADFEEVVAVYNERANPLSKELLFKLLPRLEDLLGKRMDQLQGEARRSLDLVKKVSLFLNLWLVVGTLLVFAFMAYRLGRKVRQVLSAVDRMAGGDFSFRTRASGRDEMAQILAHLDRMADHLQPLIRDTAEVSRKGETLSEEVRERLEAAAREAEAAGERATRMKEEAGAILQSVEEESRSINEISTAIQEISQNTTRASMITKEAVEKAQRAQEIMHRVGAASQEIEGVIQLITGIAEQTKFLALNATIEAARAGEAGKGFAVVAGEVKELARQTAEATGEITEKIRTMQAESEEALRAADEIAGVIQEIDQIASAIAAAAEEQTAVIADIAQKVEKQKAGAGQFAREAEEAYTAAQKTLSGVKENLQAMHQLVEVVKELARSVSRFKV